In one window of Patescibacteria group bacterium DNA:
- a CDS encoding GspE/PulE family protein — MTQNIGDLLKENQDNEDSIKLKEKLHDIKIDNLEEEAKASAVSCDVPYINLKGFPIAPDALSFIPIEKSKNFQIVCFAILDDSVKVGTTNPSNPQVKKLIDEIIANQKSVELFLISDNSLEYAISIYEKLPKLIITKKGVEITEDDINKYRQENFTFDKIDSLLKRAGVSEIMTAIVAVSVQVESSDIHIEAQEDGIKVRMRIDGVLHIVASLDSEIWSKIISRIKLISGLKINITEKPQDGRFTIHLSKEDIDVRVSTIPTNFGESVVMRLLRSSTNSLGFESLGIRGKSFVDLDQQIKRPNGMIITTGPTGSGKTTTLYGILKKLNSPENKIITLEDPIEYRLQGVNQSQIQKDKDYSFASGLKSILRQDPDIVMVGEIRDLETADTAINAALTGHLVISTLHTNSSSAAIPRLLAMGVKPFLLSPAINSIIGQRLVRKICPDCKEEEKIDNEKMTQILNILSSIPVNSGSQLDQEELNNIKFYKSRGCEKCHGLGYKGRVGIYEVLTMSPEIENVILENKVSEYVIQELAQKNGMITMVQDGLLKAKDGITSIEEVFKVAD; from the coding sequence ATGACACAAAATATTGGTGATTTACTCAAAGAAAATCAGGATAATGAGGATTCTATAAAATTAAAAGAGAAGCTTCATGATATAAAAATAGACAACCTTGAAGAAGAAGCAAAAGCTTCTGCTGTATCTTGTGATGTTCCATATATAAATTTAAAAGGTTTTCCTATAGCTCCAGATGCTTTGAGTTTTATACCAATTGAAAAGTCAAAGAATTTTCAAATTGTTTGTTTTGCAATTTTGGATGATAGTGTTAAAGTGGGGACTACAAACCCATCCAATCCACAAGTCAAAAAATTAATAGATGAAATTATAGCAAATCAAAAAAGTGTTGAATTATTTTTGATATCAGATAATAGTCTAGAGTATGCAATTAGTATTTATGAAAAATTACCAAAATTGATCATTACAAAAAAAGGGGTTGAAATTACAGAAGATGATATAAATAAATATAGGCAAGAAAATTTTACTTTTGATAAAATAGATTCTTTACTTAAAAGAGCTGGAGTGTCAGAAATAATGACTGCTATAGTGGCGGTGTCAGTACAGGTTGAAAGTTCGGATATTCATATAGAGGCACAGGAGGATGGAATAAAAGTAAGAATGAGAATAGATGGAGTACTCCATATTGTAGCATCACTTGATTCGGAAATATGGTCTAAAATTATTTCTAGAATAAAGCTTATTTCAGGGCTCAAAATAAATATTACAGAAAAACCACAAGATGGAAGATTTACGATACATTTAAGTAAAGAGGATATAGATGTTAGAGTTTCAACAATACCTACAAATTTTGGAGAGAGTGTTGTTATGAGATTACTCAGGTCTTCTACAAATAGCTTGGGATTTGAAAGTTTGGGTATTCGTGGTAAATCATTTGTAGACTTGGATCAACAAATAAAAAGACCAAACGGGATGATAATAACCACTGGCCCTACAGGATCTGGTAAAACTACTACATTATATGGAATACTCAAAAAATTAAATTCACCAGAGAATAAAATTATAACTTTAGAAGATCCAATTGAATATAGATTACAAGGTGTCAATCAATCACAAATTCAAAAAGACAAAGATTATAGCTTTGCGTCAGGACTCAAATCTATTTTAAGACAAGATCCTGATATTGTAATGGTAGGAGAAATAAGAGATTTAGAAACAGCTGATACTGCTATAAATGCAGCTCTAACTGGACATCTCGTAATATCTACACTTCATACAAACTCTAGTTCTGCTGCTATACCAAGATTACTTGCAATGGGAGTAAAACCATTTTTATTATCTCCCGCAATAAACTCTATTATAGGTCAGAGACTTGTAAGAAAAATATGTCCAGATTGTAAAGAGGAAGAAAAAATAGATAATGAAAAAATGACACAGATATTAAATATTTTATCTTCTATTCCAGTAAATTCTGGTTCTCAATTAGATCAAGAAGAACTTAATAATATAAAATTTTATAAAAGTCGTGGATGTGAAAAATGTCATGGTTTGGGGTATAAAGGCAGAGTAGGTATATATGAAGTTCTTACAATGTCTCCGGAAATAGAAAATGTAATACTTGAAAACAAAGTTTCAGAATATGTAATTCAAGAATTAGCT